DNA from Brachyspira aalborgi:
GCCTTTCATTAAAGTTGAGGCTACAAAATATACGGAAGTCGGCTATGTTGGACGGGATGTTGAAAGCATGGTTAGAGATTTGGTTAATGCGGCTATATTTGATTTAAAATCGGCTATGATGAAAGAAGTTGAAAAAGAGGCAACGAATAACGCTTTGGATAGATTAGTGAAACTTCTTTTAAACTCCGATAAAGAAGACGATAAATATTTGTCCGAAAACGAAGCGGAAAAAAAGAAGAAAGCAAAAGAGCAGATGAAAATTAGAATCGCCAACGGAGATTTTGACGAAACTTATGTCGAGATAAAAGTTAATAGCAATCAAAATAGAATGTTTGGAATAATTCCAGGAATGGGTTTTGAAGAAAACGATATGATTCAATCTATGGTTGGAAGCATTATGCCCGTTAATAAGAAAAATAAAAGATTAAGAGTTAAAGAAGCTAAAAAATATTTAATAAGCGAGGCTTCGGAATCTCTTATCGATATGGAAAAAGTAACTTCTGACGCTTTGAGTTTAACTGAAAATATGGGGATAATATTTTTAGATGAAATAGACAAAATAGCGAGCGGAAACAAGAGCGACCATGCGGATGTGGCGCGTCATGGAGTTCAAAGAGATTTGCTTCCTATAGTCGAAGGAACAACGGTAAATACGAAATACGGACCCGTGAAAACCGACCATATTTTATTTATTGCGGCTGGAGCTTTTCATACAAATAAACCTTCGGATTTGATTCCCGAACTTCAAGGAAGATTTCCGATAAGAGTGGAATTAAAAGCTTTATCAAAGGAAGATTTTAAAGATATTTTAGTTAATCCAAAAAACGCCATAACTAAACAATATCAAGAATTATTGAAAACCGAAGGAGTTTCTATAGAGTTTGAAGAAGAGGCTTTAGATAGTATTTCGGATTTGGCTTATAGTATAAATACAAATGTTGAAAATATAGGAGCGCGAAGACTTTACACGATAATGGAAAAAGTTTTTGAAGATATTTCATTTACGGCGGACGAACATAAAGGAGAGTTTATTAAAATTAAATCCGAGAACATAAAAGAAGCTATGAAAGATATAGAAGAGAATAGAGATATTAGCAGATATATTTTATAAAATTCGCGATTATATATTTAAAAATAAAAAATAGTTGAAAATATTAAAATTTTTATTATATTTAGTATGAGAACAATTTTTTAATATCACTTTATGGAGAATTTTATTTATGAGAAAGAATAATGCTAATGAGACAGAAAACGAAAGCAGAGAGGATGGCGTTTTTATAGAATGGAGTCCTCTATACGATACAAAGCATAAAATTATAGACGAACAGCATAGAGAACTTGTAAATATAATTAACGACCTTTACTTATCGACTATAGATAATAAATCAAACAAAAATGAGGCTTTTATTAAAGCGGCGAAAAGATGCATCGATTATACCGATTATCATTTTAAGACGGAAGAGAAAATAATGGATATTATAAATTATTCGGATGCGGAAAATCATAAAACTATGCATAAAGATTTTTATAACGAAGTGGTAAAGCAAATAAGTAGATATCAGGAAGGACAGCCTTTTGTCGCTAATAAATTGGTAAAATACTTAAAAGATTGGCTTTTGGAACATATAGCGTTTAGAGATAAAATTTTTGTAGAAGAGTTAATGCGCGTTTTAAGAGAGAGGGAAAATAAATAATTATTAGTTTTTAAATTTATTTATATCTTTAATATAATAAATTTCAAAAAATATATTTCTTTAATTCAAAATTTTATTTTACTTTTTTGTGTCCTAATTATATTTTTAGAATATAAAATTATTAAATAGTAAAAAATTAATTTTATATTGAAACTAATAATAAAATAAAATATAATGATTGTAATTTATAAAATTTAATTGATTGATAAGGTAAAGTAAATGTTTGATTCTCCAATAGCTTTGGCTTTATTCGGCGGACTTATAACTTGGACTTTTACAAGTTTAGGTTCGGCTTTAGTATTTATTTTTTTCTCTGAAATTAAACCAAAAGTTTTGGCTACTATGTATGGATTTGCAGCGGGCGTAATGACTGCCGCAAGTTTTTGGTCTCTGCTTGCTCCTTCGATAGAATTATCTTCAAAAATGGATTTGCCTAAATGGATTATTCCCGTTTTAGGATTTTTATTCGGAAGTTTTTTTATATGGATATTGGATAAAGTATTACCGCATATGCATATTGTTAATGGGCATGAAGAAAAAGAAGGTCCTAAAATTCAATTATCAAAAAGCGTATTATTATTTCTTGCTATAACATTGCATAATATTCCCGAAGGCTTGGCTGTCGGAGTTACTTTTGGAGCTTTTTCTATAGGACAAAGCGGAATAACTTTAGCTTCTGCAATGGCTCTTACTTTAGGTATAGGTTTGCAAAATTTGCCCGAAGGCGCTGCGGTTTCTTTGCCATTAAAAACTACGGGCGTTTCAAAATTAAAATCTTTCGCTTTAGGCTCTTTATCGGGTTTGGTAGAACCTATTGCCGCCGTAATCGGAGCATTAACCGTCACAAAATTAACTTTAATTTTACCTGCGGCTTTATCTTTTTCTGCAGGCGCTATGATTTATGTCGTTATAGAAGAACTTGTTCCCGAAGCGGTTGCCGAAGAACATAATCATTTTGGAGTTTTTGGATTTATATTCGGTTTTGCTATTATGATGATTTTAGATATAGCTTTGAATTAATTAATTTTAAATATAAAAAAGCCCCGACAAAATATCAGGGCTTTATCTTTATAAAAATATTTGAGGCTAATTATTAATACATACCGCCCATTCCTCCGCCAGGCATTGGCGGCATAGGTTTTTCAGGTTCAGGTATGTCTGTAATGATAACTTCAGCGGTTAGAACTTGACTCGCTATTGAAGCTGCATTTTGTAGAGCGCTCCTTGAAACTTTAGCAGGGTCTATAATTCCCGTCTTCAACATATCAACCCATTCGTTTGTAAGAGCGTTGAATCCCATATTGCCTTTTTGCTTTTTAGCTTCTATAGCGACTACAGAACCGTCCAAACCAGCGTTTGCCGCTATCATTCTTATAGGCTCTTCTATAGCTCTTTTTACTATATTAACTCCAACCTGTTCGTCAGCGTTTTCTAATTTTATAGAATCTAATTTAGCTTGAGCATGCAAGTAGGTTATTCCGCCTCCTGGAATTACGCCTTCTTCAACAGCCGCTCTTGTAGCGGATAAAGCGTCTTCAACTCTCGCTTTTTTCTCTTTCATTTCAACTTCAGTAGCGGCTCCAATATTAATTACCGCGACTCCGCCCGAAAGTTTTGCAAGTCTCTCTTGTAATTTTTCTCTGTCGTAATCGCTATCCGTTTCTTCGATTTGTTTTTTAATTACTGAAACTCTCGCTTGAACTTCGCCTTTCTTTCCGCCGCCTTCTACTATAGTCGTGTTTTCTTTATCAACGGTAATTTTTTTAGCTTTTCCAAGTTGTTCTAAAGTAGCGTTTTCAAGTTTCATTCCCAAATCTTCGCTTATAACTTGTCCGCCCGTAAGTATTGCTATATCTTCCAACATAGCTTTTCTTCTGTCTCCAAAACCTGGCGCTTTAACTGCGCATACATTCAAAACGCCTCTCATTTTATTTAATACCAAAGTTGCCAAAGCCTCGCTTTCAATATCTTCGGCGATAATAATGAAAGGTTTTCCCGTTTGAGCGATTTTTTCAAGCACAGGAAGAAGTTCTTTCATATTTGAGATTTTCTTCTCATATAATAAAACTAAAGCGTCTTCCAATTCCGCTGTCATACTGTCGGCATTTGTTACAAAATAAGGAGATATATAAC
Protein-coding regions in this window:
- the hslU gene encoding ATP-dependent protease ATPase subunit HslU → MSFDAKLESELTPRKIVEALDQYIIGQTEAKRSVAIALRNRYRRRHLPDELKDEVAPKNIILIGPTGVGKTEIARRLAKLVKAPFIKVEATKYTEVGYVGRDVESMVRDLVNAAIFDLKSAMMKEVEKEATNNALDRLVKLLLNSDKEDDKYLSENEAEKKKKAKEQMKIRIANGDFDETYVEIKVNSNQNRMFGIIPGMGFEENDMIQSMVGSIMPVNKKNKRLRVKEAKKYLISEASESLIDMEKVTSDALSLTENMGIIFLDEIDKIASGNKSDHADVARHGVQRDLLPIVEGTTVNTKYGPVKTDHILFIAAGAFHTNKPSDLIPELQGRFPIRVELKALSKEDFKDILVNPKNAITKQYQELLKTEGVSIEFEEEALDSISDLAYSINTNVENIGARRLYTIMEKVFEDISFTADEHKGEFIKIKSENIKEAMKDIEENRDISRYIL
- a CDS encoding bacteriohemerythrin — its product is MRKNNANETENESREDGVFIEWSPLYDTKHKIIDEQHRELVNIINDLYLSTIDNKSNKNEAFIKAAKRCIDYTDYHFKTEEKIMDIINYSDAENHKTMHKDFYNEVVKQISRYQEGQPFVANKLVKYLKDWLLEHIAFRDKIFVEELMRVLRERENK
- a CDS encoding ZIP family metal transporter, with amino-acid sequence MFDSPIALALFGGLITWTFTSLGSALVFIFFSEIKPKVLATMYGFAAGVMTAASFWSLLAPSIELSSKMDLPKWIIPVLGFLFGSFFIWILDKVLPHMHIVNGHEEKEGPKIQLSKSVLLFLAITLHNIPEGLAVGVTFGAFSIGQSGITLASAMALTLGIGLQNLPEGAAVSLPLKTTGVSKLKSFALGSLSGLVEPIAAVIGALTVTKLTLILPAALSFSAGAMIYVVIEELVPEAVAEEHNHFGVFGFIFGFAIMMILDIALN
- the groL gene encoding chaperonin GroEL (60 kDa chaperone family; promotes refolding of misfolded polypeptides especially under stressful conditions; forms two stacked rings of heptamers to form a barrel-shaped 14mer; ends can be capped by GroES; misfolded proteins enter the barrel where they are refolded when GroES binds) gives rise to the protein MAAKQLLFDEEARRSLMRGVDALANAVKVTLGPRGRNVVIDKKFGPPTIINDGVTIAKEIELEDPFENMGAQIVKEVATKTNDVAGDGTTTATVLAQAMVKEGLKNVTSGANPMLIKRGIEKAVNEIVAHIKSEAKQIKGKEEIAQVATISANNDNEIGELISDAMEKVGKEGVITVEEAKSLETNLSLVEGMQFDRGYISPYFVTNADSMTAELEDALVLLYEKKISNMKELLPVLEKIAQTGKPFIIIAEDIESEALATLVLNKMRGVLNVCAVKAPGFGDRRKAMLEDIAILTGGQVISEDLGMKLENATLEQLGKAKKITVDKENTTIVEGGGKKGEVQARVSVIKKQIEETDSDYDREKLQERLAKLSGGVAVINIGAATEVEMKEKKARVEDALSATRAAVEEGVIPGGGITYLHAQAKLDSIKLENADEQVGVNIVKRAIEEPIRMIAANAGLDGSVVAIEAKKQKGNMGFNALTNEWVDMLKTGIIDPAKVSRSALQNAASIASQVLTAEVIITDIPEPEKPMPPMPGGGMGGMY